One window from the genome of [Mycobacterium] stephanolepidis encodes:
- a CDS encoding barstar family protein — translation MKTYVVEGSHVRSRADFFTELGRAVNGPGGYFGSNLDALVDCLRGGFGTPDDEPFRFVLQDATRIKSAVGKKDWDAIEEIFEEAGVPLTKRTKDAD, via the coding sequence ATGAAGACCTATGTCGTCGAAGGCTCCCACGTCCGCTCCCGGGCGGATTTTTTCACCGAACTCGGGCGCGCGGTGAATGGGCCGGGCGGCTACTTCGGCAGCAATCTCGATGCTCTCGTCGATTGCCTTCGGGGTGGATTCGGCACGCCTGACGACGAGCCGTTCCGGTTCGTTCTGCAGGACGCGACACGCATCAAGTCCGCGGTGGGGAAGAAGGATTGGGACGCCATCGAGGAGATCTTCGAGGAAGCCGGCGTGCCGCTGACCAAGCGAACGAAAGACGCCGACTAG
- the qcrB gene encoding cytochrome bc1 complex cytochrome b subunit — protein sequence MGQATELAKAIDSRYHASPGLRRQMNKVIPTHWSFLLGEIALYSFVVLLISGIYLALFFDPSMAEVTYNGVYQPLRGMQMSKAYESSLNLSFEVRGGLFVRQIHHWAALMFAASIVVHLARIFFTGAFRRPREANWVIGSLLLILAMAEGFAGYSLPDDLLSGTGLRVVTQGMMSLPIVGTWMHWALFGGDFPGNIVLPRLYVLHVLLVPAIMIALIGVHLALVWYQKHTQFPGPRRTEANVVGVRIVPVFALKSCAFFAIVTAVLALMGGLLQINPVWLLGPYKPSQVAAGSPPDIYLMWTDGLLRLVPDWELYIFGHTVPAVLWGVLGIMLAFVVIVAWPWIERRFTGDDAHHNLLQRPRDAPVRTAIGAAGFSLYILLTLSCINDIIALKFHISLNATTWIGRIGMVILPIVVYYLAYRWAIGLQRSDRAVLEHGIETGIIKRLPHGEYIELHQPLAGVDEHGHAIPLEYQGAAEPQRMNKLGSAGAPGTGSFLFADPADEQAALMEAEHASARAELAVLRGRSR from the coding sequence ATGGGTCAAGCAACGGAGCTTGCCAAGGCGATCGACTCGCGCTATCACGCGTCACCGGGCCTACGAAGACAGATGAACAAGGTCATCCCGACGCACTGGTCATTCCTGCTGGGGGAGATCGCGCTGTACAGCTTTGTGGTGCTCCTGATTTCGGGCATCTACCTGGCGCTGTTCTTCGACCCATCGATGGCCGAGGTCACCTACAACGGCGTCTACCAACCGCTACGCGGAATGCAGATGTCCAAGGCCTATGAAAGCTCGTTGAATCTGAGCTTCGAGGTTCGAGGCGGCCTGTTCGTGCGCCAGATCCATCATTGGGCGGCTTTGATGTTCGCGGCCTCGATCGTCGTACACCTGGCCCGCATCTTCTTCACGGGCGCATTCCGCCGCCCGCGTGAGGCCAACTGGGTCATCGGTTCACTACTGTTGATCCTGGCCATGGCCGAGGGGTTCGCGGGCTATTCGCTGCCCGATGATCTGTTGTCCGGCACAGGACTTCGTGTGGTCACGCAGGGCATGATGTCGCTTCCGATCGTCGGTACCTGGATGCATTGGGCGTTGTTCGGTGGCGACTTCCCCGGAAACATCGTGCTGCCAAGGCTTTACGTTCTGCATGTGCTGCTTGTTCCCGCCATCATGATCGCGCTTATCGGTGTGCACCTGGCACTTGTGTGGTACCAGAAGCACACGCAATTTCCGGGCCCGCGGCGCACTGAGGCCAATGTTGTTGGGGTAAGGATCGTTCCGGTGTTCGCCTTGAAATCTTGCGCGTTCTTCGCCATCGTGACGGCGGTTCTCGCGCTCATGGGCGGCCTACTGCAGATCAACCCGGTATGGCTGCTGGGCCCATACAAGCCATCGCAGGTGGCGGCCGGATCACCGCCCGACATCTACCTGATGTGGACGGACGGTCTGCTGCGGCTCGTCCCGGATTGGGAGCTGTACATCTTCGGCCATACCGTGCCCGCGGTGCTGTGGGGAGTGTTGGGCATCATGCTCGCGTTCGTGGTGATCGTGGCCTGGCCATGGATCGAGAGGCGCTTCACCGGCGACGATGCGCATCACAACCTGCTGCAGCGTCCGCGTGATGCACCGGTCCGCACCGCCATTGGGGCAGCTGGCTTTTCGCTCTACATCTTGCTCACCCTGTCATGTATCAACGACATCATCGCGTTGAAGTTCCATATCTCGCTGAACGCGACGACGTGGATCGGCCGTATCGGCATGGTCATCTTGCCGATCGTCGTGTACTACCTGGCCTACCGCTGGGCCATCGGCCTGCAACGCAGCGACCGCGCCGTACTCGAACACGGCATCGAGACCGGCATCATCAAGCGACTGCCGCACGGTGAATACATCGAGCTGCACCAGCCACTGGCCGGTGTCGACGAGCACGGCCACGCCATCCCGCTGGAATACCAGGGTGCGGCGGAGCCACAGCGCATGAACAAGCTCGGATCGGCCGGAGCACCCGGCACCGGCTCGTTCCTGTTCGCCGACCCCGCCGACGAACAAGCCGCTCTGATGGAGGCCGAACACGCATCGGCGCGTGCCGAATTAGCGGTGCTCCGCGGAAGATCGCGGTAA
- a CDS encoding guanyl-specific ribonuclease gives MQYRRSMSPRLRVVGAAVLALALMGCTEPSPARATIAECNLSELPSEAAGTVGLIHAGGPFPYPRNDGVVFQNRERVLPSEPRGYYHEYTVRTPGSKTRGTRRIITGGNPLTDPPHVYYTGDHYQSFCEVEGA, from the coding sequence ATGCAGTACCGTCGAAGCATGTCGCCGCGTTTGCGTGTCGTGGGTGCCGCGGTCCTCGCGCTGGCGCTCATGGGTTGTACTGAGCCTTCGCCGGCGCGTGCCACCATCGCCGAGTGCAACCTGTCCGAACTACCGTCTGAGGCTGCCGGAACGGTGGGCCTGATCCATGCCGGCGGACCGTTCCCGTATCCCCGTAATGACGGTGTCGTGTTCCAGAACCGCGAGAGGGTTCTGCCCTCGGAGCCACGTGGGTACTACCACGAGTACACGGTCCGGACCCCGGGTAGCAAGACGCGTGGGACTCGGCGCATCATCACCGGCGGCAATCCACTGACCGATCCTCCACACGTCTATTACACGGGCGATCACTACCAGTCATTCTGTGAGGTTGAAGGCGCATGA